One Candidatus Devosia phytovorans genomic window carries:
- a CDS encoding cob(I)yrinic acid a,c-diamide adenosyltransferase: MVKINKIYTRTGDDGTTGLVRGPRRPKFDLRVDAYGTVDEANAFIGQARLHTTFMPKIDKILSRVQNDLFDVGSDLATPGADDPGQSYPSLRLRPVQTGFIEKQIDHFNSDVEPLTSFVLPAGTPLSSALHIARTVTRRAERITVELASVEPDTNPEAIRYLNRLSDLLFVLARIANANGAKDVLWVPGNYGDVAKGD, translated from the coding sequence ATGGTCAAGATCAACAAGATTTATACCCGTACGGGCGACGACGGCACGACGGGCCTGGTTCGCGGGCCGCGCCGTCCCAAATTCGATCTGCGGGTGGATGCCTATGGTACGGTGGACGAGGCCAATGCCTTTATCGGCCAAGCGCGCCTCCACACCACTTTCATGCCCAAGATCGACAAGATTTTGAGCCGCGTGCAAAACGATCTCTTCGATGTTGGTTCCGACCTGGCGACGCCTGGCGCCGACGATCCGGGCCAATCCTATCCGAGCCTCCGCCTTCGCCCGGTCCAGACCGGATTCATCGAAAAGCAGATCGACCATTTCAACAGCGATGTCGAACCACTGACCAGCTTTGTCCTTCCCGCGGGAACACCATTGTCGAGCGCGCTCCATATCGCCCGCACGGTGACAAGACGCGCCGAGCGTATCACTGTAGAACTGGCATCGGTCGAACCCGACACCAACCCGGAAGCCATCCGCTATCTCAACCGCCTGTCGGACTTGCTTTTCGTCCTGGCCCGCATAGCCAATGCCAATGGTGCCAAGGATGTGCTTTGGGTGCCGGGCAATTACGGCGACGTGGCCAAGGGCGACTAG
- a CDS encoding HNH endonuclease — MTIHVSPEACPALVLNADFRPLSYYPLSLWSWQDAIKAVCLDRVNIVSHYDTVIHSPSFEMRLPSVVSLRDYVKPARHPAFTRFNVFLRDRFQCQYCGSKDDLTFDHVIPRSKGGLTTWENVVAACAPCNLRKADRLPSEIRMFPHQAPYPPTVHDLHNNGRAFPPNHLHQSWLDYLYWDIELEP, encoded by the coding sequence GTGACGATCCACGTGTCGCCTGAGGCCTGTCCCGCACTGGTACTGAACGCCGACTTCCGGCCGCTCAGCTACTATCCCTTGTCGCTTTGGTCCTGGCAGGACGCCATCAAGGCCGTGTGCCTGGATCGCGTCAATATCGTCAGCCATTACGATACCGTCATCCATTCGCCGAGCTTTGAAATGCGGCTGCCCAGCGTGGTTTCGCTGCGCGACTACGTCAAGCCGGCGCGCCATCCTGCCTTCACGCGGTTCAATGTCTTCCTGCGTGATCGCTTCCAGTGCCAGTATTGCGGCAGCAAGGACGACCTGACCTTCGACCATGTCATTCCCCGCTCCAAGGGCGGGCTGACGACCTGGGAAAATGTCGTCGCCGCCTGCGCGCCCTGCAACTTGCGCAAGGCCGATCGCCTGCCAAGCGAAATCCGCATGTTTCCGCATCAGGCGCCCTATCCGCCGACGGTGCATGACCTGCACAATAATGGCCGAGCCTTCCCGCCCAATCACTTGCACCAGAGCTGGCTGGACTATCTCTATTGGGACATCGAACTCGAGCCGTGA
- a CDS encoding twin transmembrane helix small protein → MQTLLNIAIALTLLFVVVILGMGLWNMLKAGPGNTSQRLMRLRVIGQAIALFLLMGALFFFGGGRG, encoded by the coding sequence ATGCAGACGCTTCTCAACATCGCCATCGCCCTCACGCTGCTTTTCGTTGTGGTCATCCTGGGAATGGGGCTTTGGAACATGCTCAAGGCCGGACCGGGCAATACCAGCCAGCGCCTGATGCGCCTGCGGGTCATCGGCCAGGCCATTGCGCTTTTCCTGCTGATGGGTGCGCTGTTCTTCTTCGGCGGCGGACGCGGATAG
- the gluQRS gene encoding tRNA glutamyl-Q(34) synthetase GluQRS yields the protein MSEKTSKPLLRFAPSPNGLLHLGHAWSALYTWNAAHLLSGTALLRIEDIDTERSKPEFVAAISSDLHWLGLDCPEPVMVQSERMDVYAAAGNHLRDLGLLYPCFCSRSELAVHATGTDPDGAPLYPGTCRHMDRGEQIERLERGDPVQFRLDVDKAMGKVGMLTYSVVGPLVTDRPQIRHAKPERWGDVVLQRKGMPTSYHLSVVADDAAQGITHVTRGRDMEAATDIHVLLQMLLGLPSPIYNFHRLILDDSGKKLAKSRNSKSLADLRNRGWTPEDVRRAVGL from the coding sequence GTGTCAGAGAAAACGTCAAAACCGCTCCTACGCTTTGCGCCCAGCCCCAACGGGCTGCTGCATCTCGGCCATGCCTGGTCGGCACTCTATACCTGGAATGCCGCGCACTTGCTCAGCGGCACGGCGCTGCTGCGCATCGAAGACATCGACACCGAGCGCAGTAAACCCGAATTTGTCGCGGCAATCTCTAGCGATCTGCACTGGCTGGGCCTCGACTGTCCGGAACCGGTCATGGTTCAATCCGAGCGAATGGACGTCTATGCCGCGGCCGGCAATCACCTGCGCGACCTCGGCCTGCTCTACCCGTGCTTTTGTTCGCGCAGCGAGCTGGCGGTCCATGCCACGGGCACCGACCCCGACGGCGCGCCGCTCTATCCCGGCACCTGCCGGCATATGGATCGGGGAGAGCAAATCGAACGGCTCGAACGCGGCGACCCCGTGCAGTTCCGGCTCGATGTCGACAAGGCCATGGGCAAGGTCGGCATGCTGACCTATTCCGTAGTCGGGCCGCTGGTGACCGACCGTCCGCAGATCCGGCACGCAAAGCCGGAGCGCTGGGGAGATGTCGTGCTGCAGCGCAAGGGCATGCCGACCAGTTACCACCTCAGCGTCGTGGCGGATGATGCCGCCCAAGGCATCACCCATGTGACCCGCGGCCGCGACATGGAGGCCGCGACCGATATCCATGTCCTGCTGCAGATGCTGCTCGGTCTGCCCTCGCCCATCTACAATTTCCACCGTCTAATCCTCGACGATTCCGGCAAGAAGCTCGCCAAGTCACGCAACTCGAAAAGCCTTGCCGACCTGCGCAACAGGGGCTGGACGCCGGAGGATGTCCGGCGCGCCGTCGGTCTCTAG
- a CDS encoding LysR family transcriptional regulator: protein MNREPDWALWRSFAAVVKHGSLSAAARSLGISQPTVGRHVETLEADLGLSLFERTMTGLRPTAIAIRLYEPVGQAQAALAEAAILADGAQDDSGGTVRITASAMISNYVLPSILLGIRQLHPRIALEIIPSDSAENLLMREADIALRMFRPTQLELVTRHLGDIPLYPAAHESYLARRGRPHTMDELWRHDLIGFDRSDAIQLHARTLGVELTRDNFVLRSDDQPHLWELTKAGLGIGFAQANLVLQTPGMVLIPIELKIPPLPLWLTTHRELFTSHRIRAIYDALAEGLITYINGKHTPR from the coding sequence ATGAATAGGGAGCCAGATTGGGCGCTGTGGCGCAGCTTCGCTGCCGTGGTCAAGCATGGCTCGCTTTCGGCCGCCGCGCGCAGCCTCGGCATCAGCCAACCGACAGTCGGCCGCCATGTCGAAACGCTGGAAGCCGACCTTGGCCTCTCGCTGTTTGAACGCACCATGACCGGACTGCGGCCCACGGCCATTGCCATCCGCCTCTATGAGCCAGTCGGACAAGCCCAGGCCGCACTTGCTGAAGCAGCGATCCTCGCCGATGGCGCTCAGGACGATAGCGGCGGCACGGTTCGCATTACGGCCAGCGCCATGATCTCAAACTATGTGCTTCCAAGTATCCTGCTGGGCATCCGCCAGCTGCATCCGCGAATTGCGCTCGAAATCATCCCCTCCGATTCGGCGGAAAATCTTCTGATGCGCGAAGCAGATATTGCCCTGCGCATGTTCCGCCCGACCCAGCTCGAACTGGTCACCCGGCACTTGGGCGACATTCCGCTCTATCCAGCCGCTCACGAGAGCTACCTGGCGCGGCGCGGACGCCCGCACACCATGGACGAGCTCTGGCGGCACGACTTGATCGGCTTCGACCGCTCCGACGCCATCCAACTGCATGCCCGCACGCTGGGCGTCGAGCTGACCCGCGACAATTTCGTACTGCGCTCCGACGACCAGCCCCATCTCTGGGAGCTGACCAAGGCGGGGCTCGGCATCGGCTTCGCCCAGGCCAACCTCGTGCTCCAGACACCTGGAATGGTGCTCATCCCCATCGAGCTCAAGATTCCGCCACTGCCTCTCTGGCTGACAACGCACAGGGAATTGTTCACGTCGCACCGGATTCGTGCCATTTATGACGCGCTGGCCGAGGGTCTCATCACCTATATCAATGGCAAGCACACTCCCCGGTAG
- a CDS encoding type II toxin-antitoxin system ParD family antitoxin has product MPISADLGENLEKVVNDLVENGRYNSKSEVLREGVRLVQEREAAFQRLAAKLQAGQDDIDAGRVQPAEEVFAELRELIDQISKKAS; this is encoded by the coding sequence ATGCCGATCAGTGCCGATCTGGGTGAAAACCTCGAAAAGGTCGTCAACGACCTCGTCGAAAACGGCCGCTACAACTCCAAGAGCGAAGTATTGCGCGAAGGCGTGCGCCTGGTGCAGGAGCGCGAGGCTGCATTTCAGCGATTGGCGGCCAAGCTGCAGGCCGGGCAGGACGACATTGATGCGGGGCGAGTTCAGCCAGCCGAAGAAGTGTTCGCTGAATTGAGAGAGCTTATCGATCAAATCTCCAAGAAAGCATCGTGA
- a CDS encoding disulfide bond formation protein B: MPTRSRPALDKISAGLAFLLGLAAILLALASQVFGGLVPCELCLEQRLAYYIGLPVLFLVLVTWNRLPLPAWYVGMAAATGIFLWGTYMGAYHAGVEWGFWPGPTACTGVGETMDFSALNNLTPVVGCDVVQFRLLGISLAGYNALVSLVVVALLVFSIWAQATRSKRG, encoded by the coding sequence ATGCCTACAAGAAGTCGTCCAGCACTCGACAAAATTTCTGCCGGACTTGCCTTCCTCCTCGGCCTCGCTGCCATCCTGCTCGCCCTGGCCAGCCAGGTCTTCGGCGGCCTCGTGCCCTGCGAGCTCTGCCTCGAACAGCGCCTGGCCTATTATATTGGCCTGCCTGTGCTTTTCCTCGTGCTGGTGACATGGAACCGTCTGCCCCTGCCCGCCTGGTATGTCGGCATGGCCGCCGCCACCGGCATTTTCCTCTGGGGCACCTATATGGGCGCCTATCACGCTGGCGTCGAATGGGGTTTCTGGCCCGGCCCAACCGCCTGTACCGGCGTCGGCGAAACCATGGATTTCAGCGCCCTCAACAACTTGACCCCGGTTGTCGGCTGCGACGTCGTCCAGTTCCGCCTCCTGGGCATTTCGTTGGCAGGCTATAATGCGCTGGTCTCCCTCGTCGTTGTCGCTCTCCTGGTCTTTTCGATCTGGGCTCAGGCAACTCGCAGCAAACGAGGCTAG
- a CDS encoding TlpA disulfide reductase family protein: MTDMQAPRPGATSRVRLWIILGLVGLAVAIAAWVYVGNGAQAKECPVQADDAAAIDAAAVGELAALNGTGEGRGYATMAFKDASGTEMTIGDFKGKALLVNFWASWCVPCREEMPALDALATKYNSDAFMVLPINLDIGANGLEKAEGFLEENQFANLPLYADNTFSAFERLKQEAVAIGLPATLVLDENGCELGVLQGPAEWNTPDGEKVIETLIGLGA; this comes from the coding sequence ATGACCGATATGCAAGCGCCCCGCCCCGGAGCAACGAGCCGGGTCCGGCTGTGGATCATCCTGGGCTTAGTGGGATTGGCGGTAGCTATAGCGGCGTGGGTCTATGTCGGCAATGGTGCCCAGGCGAAGGAATGCCCGGTGCAGGCCGATGATGCGGCAGCGATCGACGCGGCGGCGGTGGGCGAACTTGCAGCCCTCAATGGGACGGGCGAGGGACGCGGCTATGCGACGATGGCGTTCAAGGATGCCAGCGGTACGGAGATGACGATCGGCGACTTCAAAGGGAAGGCGCTGCTAGTCAACTTCTGGGCCAGCTGGTGCGTGCCGTGCCGCGAGGAGATGCCGGCACTCGATGCGCTGGCGACCAAATACAATTCCGATGCCTTCATGGTGTTGCCCATCAATCTTGATATCGGCGCCAATGGGCTGGAAAAGGCAGAGGGTTTTCTCGAAGAAAACCAGTTCGCCAACCTGCCGCTCTATGCTGACAATACATTCTCGGCTTTCGAACGGCTGAAGCAGGAAGCCGTTGCTATTGGCTTGCCGGCAACGCTAGTGCTGGATGAGAATGGCTGCGAGCTGGGCGTGCTGCAGGGACCGGCCGAGTGGAACACTCCGGACGGAGAAAAGGTGATCGAGACGCTGATCGGTCTGGGGGCCTAG
- a CDS encoding NAD-dependent epimerase/dehydratase family protein, giving the protein MSKGNVTILGSNGHIGNAAMQAFADAGWSVTGLARANRKPVAGTRVIIGDANDLETVRAATEQADVVVHALHLPYDKWGNGASEAQLQVVLDAIKGQGKTLLFPGTIYNYRATDRTVAPGLRQSGEQPRGEIRIRLEQMLRKGAEAGDFQAIILRAGDFYGPGNRGEWFESAMLMDHAKGKLHHLGALETRHSWAYLPDLGRGFVRLAEARATLDNFENFHFAGHWVSHGQMMQAIQAAAGKPLKVSSQAWWAIKAIGHFNPMMRDIYRMRYLWQNEMELVDPRFDVLVGPGFITPFDEAVAATVEELLESRKAA; this is encoded by the coding sequence ATGTCCAAGGGAAATGTCACTATTCTGGGAAGCAACGGCCATATCGGCAATGCCGCGATGCAGGCCTTTGCCGACGCCGGCTGGAGTGTCACTGGCCTGGCGCGCGCCAATCGCAAGCCGGTCGCCGGTACACGGGTAATCATTGGCGATGCCAATGATCTGGAGACGGTTAGGGCGGCGACGGAGCAGGCCGATGTGGTCGTCCATGCCCTGCACCTGCCTTATGACAAGTGGGGCAATGGCGCGTCGGAGGCGCAGTTGCAGGTGGTGCTGGATGCCATCAAGGGTCAGGGTAAGACGCTGTTGTTTCCCGGGACGATCTACAACTATCGCGCTACAGACCGTACGGTCGCGCCGGGGCTGCGCCAGTCCGGCGAACAGCCACGCGGCGAAATCCGCATCCGGCTCGAACAGATGCTGCGCAAGGGTGCCGAGGCTGGCGATTTCCAGGCAATCATCCTGCGGGCCGGCGATTTCTACGGTCCTGGCAATCGAGGCGAATGGTTCGAATCGGCCATGCTGATGGATCACGCAAAGGGCAAGCTCCATCATCTGGGAGCGCTCGAAACCCGCCATAGCTGGGCGTATCTACCTGATCTCGGTCGCGGCTTCGTCAGGCTGGCCGAGGCGCGCGCCACGCTGGACAATTTCGAGAATTTCCACTTTGCCGGCCATTGGGTGTCGCATGGCCAGATGATGCAGGCGATCCAGGCTGCAGCCGGCAAGCCGCTCAAGGTCTCGTCGCAGGCCTGGTGGGCAATCAAGGCGATCGGCCATTTCAACCCGATGATGCGTGACATCTATCGCATGCGCTATCTGTGGCAGAACGAGATGGAACTGGTCGATCCGCGCTTCGATGTGCTGGTCGGCCCCGGGTTCATTACACCTTTCGACGAGGCGGTAGCCGCCACCGTCGAAGAACTGCTCGAAAGCCGCAAGGCTGCCTAG
- a CDS encoding DNA-3-methyladenine glycosylase 2 family protein, which translates to MSPILPSPRLDTAALVAEHIEILATIDPRIAAVRNFAGPVQPRINPPGFVGIAKVITGQQLSVASAAAIWGRFEQLPGALDPIAYLSLSEEAVRATGFSRGKFETVRVIAEAMVAGQLDFSHLETLPADEAVHYLVAHKGIGPWTAEVYLMFCAQHPDVFPSGDLALLKAVQHGLGLDARPTIKEMIHIAKGWAPHRSAAALLFWRYFAVMRDREGILL; encoded by the coding sequence ATGAGCCCGATCCTGCCGTCACCGCGTCTCGATACGGCAGCGCTGGTTGCCGAGCATATCGAGATCCTTGCGACCATCGACCCGCGTATCGCCGCAGTGCGCAATTTTGCCGGGCCCGTTCAGCCGCGCATCAATCCGCCCGGTTTTGTCGGCATCGCCAAGGTCATCACCGGCCAGCAATTGTCGGTGGCGAGCGCCGCGGCCATCTGGGGCCGGTTCGAGCAATTGCCCGGTGCCCTCGACCCCATTGCCTATCTGTCGCTGAGCGAAGAGGCCGTTCGTGCGACGGGTTTTTCCCGCGGCAAGTTCGAGACGGTCCGCGTCATTGCCGAGGCCATGGTCGCCGGCCAACTCGACTTCAGCCATCTCGAAACCCTGCCAGCCGACGAGGCCGTGCACTATCTCGTCGCCCATAAGGGCATCGGTCCCTGGACGGCCGAGGTTTATCTGATGTTCTGCGCCCAGCACCCGGACGTGTTTCCTTCGGGCGATCTGGCCCTGCTCAAGGCGGTACAGCATGGCCTCGGACTTGACGCGCGACCAACCATCAAGGAGATGATCCACATTGCCAAAGGCTGGGCGCCGCATCGTTCGGCCGCGGCCCTGTTGTTCTGGCGCTATTTCGCCGTGATGCGCGACCGAGAAGGAATATTGCTGTGA
- a CDS encoding diguanylate cyclase has translation MLVQDTIIALIHGVGLLALMAIAFGQVERQQHWARGFRSFIHGLIFGSGAIVAMLAPARIGDGIIVDSRALIVAFAAAFGGWPAALVAVAISASFRLWLGGIGATPGAVGIAAAAALGLGWRHYLRPKTRIKPRHLVVLGLVVSCYLLPSMAMGYSTISTVIGIIGPYMVAASVFASVLLGLFVDRELNQIEREQQWKMRALTDPLTALPNRRAFERGIDNLRLDKDQAALLIIDLDHFKLVNDTHGHAAGDYVLQQVSLILRANMRNGDLLSRLGGEELAVLLPDTGTVDAKLIAERLRQAIEALNIHWENQTISITASFGVVVGLGTLASAEMFARADAALYAAKNTGRNRVVFSGEMLAPGDGTAVMPLAPGRAA, from the coding sequence ATGCTGGTTCAAGACACGATTATTGCCCTCATCCACGGTGTTGGCCTGCTCGCCCTCATGGCGATTGCCTTCGGCCAAGTCGAGCGACAACAGCATTGGGCGCGCGGCTTCCGCTCCTTCATCCATGGCCTGATCTTCGGATCAGGCGCGATTGTCGCCATGCTGGCACCGGCGCGGATCGGCGACGGCATCATCGTCGATTCCCGGGCCCTGATCGTCGCCTTTGCGGCGGCCTTCGGCGGTTGGCCGGCTGCGCTGGTCGCCGTGGCGATCAGTGCCAGCTTCCGGCTCTGGCTTGGCGGCATTGGCGCCACGCCGGGCGCAGTTGGAATCGCGGCTGCAGCTGCGTTGGGCCTAGGCTGGCGCCACTACCTGCGCCCCAAGACCCGCATCAAGCCGCGTCATCTGGTCGTTCTCGGGCTCGTCGTGTCCTGTTACCTGCTGCCAAGCATGGCCATGGGCTATTCGACGATCAGCACGGTGATCGGCATTATCGGGCCCTATATGGTTGCGGCATCAGTTTTCGCTTCGGTGCTGCTGGGCCTGTTTGTCGACCGCGAACTCAACCAGATCGAGCGCGAGCAGCAGTGGAAGATGCGCGCTTTGACCGATCCGCTGACAGCCCTGCCCAATCGCCGCGCCTTCGAACGCGGCATTGACAATCTGCGCCTGGACAAGGATCAGGCGGCGCTGCTGATCATCGATCTCGATCATTTCAAGCTGGTCAACGACACGCATGGCCATGCGGCGGGCGACTATGTGCTCCAGCAGGTGTCGTTGATCCTGCGCGCCAATATGCGCAATGGCGACCTGCTGTCGCGCCTGGGCGGCGAGGAACTGGCGGTTCTGTTGCCCGATACGGGCACAGTCGATGCCAAACTGATTGCCGAACGCCTGCGCCAGGCCATTGAAGCGCTCAATATTCACTGGGAAAACCAGACCATTTCAATCACCGCGAGCTTCGGCGTCGTGGTTGGTCTGGGCACATTGGCCAGCGCCGAGATGTTCGCCCGGGCGGATGCGGCGCTTTATGCAGCCAAGAATACCGGACGAAATCGCGTGGTGTTTTCCGGCGAGATGCTGGCGCCCGGCGATGGCACGGCTGTCATGCCCTTGGCGCCTGGCCGCGCCGCCTAG
- a CDS encoding alpha/beta hydrolase — protein sequence MTKLSGPMLPPASGKAPKQAVVLLHGYGSDGNDLIGLAPNWQSVLPDAVFVSPNGPDICRQFSGGYQWFDISFDGDRLAQRQEGVIGARPVLAEFLEDLWAQSAVTPENTILVGFSQGAMMALHTGLSLNRQLMGIIAFSGAFVPPDSFGSAAFAKPAVCLVHGDMDEVVDPEHSADADTALRLAGYDVSYHVSAGVGHGIAPDGLEYATQFITRVSQK from the coding sequence GTGACCAAGCTTTCCGGCCCCATGCTGCCACCCGCCTCCGGAAAGGCGCCCAAACAGGCCGTGGTGCTGCTGCATGGCTATGGCAGCGATGGCAATGATCTGATTGGTCTGGCGCCAAACTGGCAGAGCGTGTTGCCCGATGCGGTTTTCGTGTCGCCCAATGGACCCGATATCTGTCGGCAGTTTTCGGGTGGCTATCAGTGGTTCGACATCAGTTTTGACGGCGACCGTCTTGCCCAGCGACAAGAAGGCGTCATTGGCGCCCGCCCGGTACTTGCGGAATTTCTCGAAGACCTGTGGGCGCAGAGCGCCGTCACGCCGGAAAACACCATCCTCGTCGGGTTCAGCCAGGGCGCGATGATGGCGTTGCACACCGGCCTTTCGCTTAACCGCCAGCTGATGGGCATTATCGCCTTTTCCGGTGCCTTCGTGCCGCCCGACAGTTTCGGCTCTGCCGCCTTCGCCAAGCCTGCTGTCTGCCTGGTCCATGGCGATATGGATGAGGTGGTCGATCCCGAGCACAGCGCCGATGCCGATACGGCCCTGCGGCTTGCCGGCTATGATGTCAGCTATCACGTCAGCGCCGGCGTTGGCCACGGTATCGCGCCGGATGGGCTCGAATATGCGACGCAATTCATCACGCGCGTCTCGCAAAAATAA